A section of the Eublepharis macularius isolate TG4126 chromosome 1, MPM_Emac_v1.0, whole genome shotgun sequence genome encodes:
- the LOC129334663 gene encoding ribosome biogenesis protein SLX9 homolog, with protein sequence MVGKVVKRPQLHLVAPKLPKGFGQAAAEERVVTPHASPDKVQAFLPSNIFAGVKIDPKTLVKKLDADSRSIVSAVKGEEEKVPLSKKEKMKLRKERWLQKIEDIKLAKKLQKAEMKRKATPVVGDMNPLMEALPELSDLVTISKFCKQPKIQVKKMVTNFTQMKSAQKRKVLEDDVAQFHKMLSNPLYKASPLTVIGEHLSKRLKQEKEGEPL encoded by the coding sequence ATGGTGGGCAAAGTGGTGAAGCGGCCTCAGCTGCATTTGGTGGCGCCGAAGCTGCCCAAGGGCTTTGGTCAGGCAGCCGCGGAGGAGAGAGTCGTTACTCCGCACGCATCTCCCGATAAGGTCCAGGCGTTTTTGCCCTCAAACATCTTTGCTGGGGTGAAGATTGACCCAAAAACTCTGGTAAAAAAGTTGGATGCAGATTCAAGAAGCATTGTTTCAGCCGTAAAAGGTGAAGAAGAAAAGGTTCCTTTGTCTAAGAAGGAGAAAATGAAGTTGCGCAAGGAGAGGTGGCTGCAGAAAATAGAAGATATTAAGCTAgccaaaaaactacaaaaagcaGAAATGAAGAGAAAAGCTACCCCAGTCGTCGGAGATATGAATCCATTGATGGAAGCTTTGCCTGAGCTCTCAGACCTGGTAACCATCAGCAAGTTCTGCAAACAGCCTAAAATCCAGGTGAAGAAGATGGTGACAAACTTCACTCAGATGAAATCAGCCCAGAAGCGTAAAGTTCTAGAGGACGACGTGGCACAATTTCACAAAATGCTGTCTAACCCCTTGTACAAAGCCAGCCCTCTGACAGTTATTGGTGAGCATCTTTCCAAAAGGCTGAagcaggagaaggagggagaaccACTCTAA